ttgatgcaatgaaattcaaaattaaaacttgaGAATACCTTCAATCTTCATCATAATTCCACATGGTACCCAAGAtgagtggtctctcaatcagttcttaTGTACGTTGATTTTCCTTTGGAAAAGTATATTTCCAAGATCCTAGAGAAAAACggttttctcttccttttaatCATACGTATGTTTTAGCTGCCTTcgtagttactttatttaataactcttattaaataaaaactgattatctaattgagttagccttttgggccagtctaattgggcttaagtgtgtggcttgggaTGGGACCAAAGGGATTAATAAGGCTCTATCTCCAATGGGCTTCAGacttatctgtcaactcttgacaaatccaaagttaccattaattatattacaGGTACCACTAtagaaatataattgcactctaaaccttattaataaattatatcacaaaactttaatataatattattcaacCCTTCCATGAAATATctatagtgaacaaagtcataataaactgtcactttataaacaactattttatttcttgagTACCtgatttaatcttttagttattcatatttatgaaatctaatttcaataaatataaattttagtaactCTTACTAAAGTGGTCGACCCTGAATAACAAgttccattaaacttatctcaatggaatattttgtgtTTCTATAGAAAGAGATGGATTCCATCTTATGAAATCTATTTTGTGTCTCAACACTACGTgtagttgcccaacatactgagattttgaccattaaaccagatctcactcctgatatatcaaagtaaatTACAGTTCATGATTGAGTTCACTATCCTCTCAagattgagagtctatgaaattagaagtcgtgaaattaattatttagatGATACTtgctcattgaataattaatctcacaactgttcagttcaatatgtcttacacacttaaaacatatcaacacatcaactagaagtctccacttccatgatcaagacaaaccatcttagttgatacgttataatCTTCACAAATGAAACGCctaattttatcaccgactacgaactatattttgagtctacgaggaacttgtgatttatatcttttataactaaatcacatacaatgcatctcaaaaactatgataatgtcccattagttcatttacatatagtctcatataattaaacaatttaattatttataatatgccaataaattgaattttagagCACAAACCCTAACAATAGCCATCATCACAGTTGTCGTGAGAAAGTTCAAGATGATGTTGAGGGTAGCCTGCCTGAAGAACTAGGCAACATGTTTGTGAACAATAGCGTAAGCCCTACCTTAAGTGCTATCTAGGAGAGCAACCTAAGCAATGGTCTATCTAGCTACCCATAGATGAATGGTGTAAGTATAACACCAATTATCATGCCTCCACCAAGCTGGAGGCATGCAGTAGATGCGCACTTGAAAACCAATGAATAGTTCCTTAACCTCCTCAAGCACAACTTACTAGCTGCTTAAGAAAGGATCAAGATCTAAGTATATAAGTACAAGGCTAACATAGAATTTGTATTAGGAGATTGGATCTTCCTCATATTGCTTCTttataggggaaaaaaatcattggCTATTAGGAGGAACCTTAAGGTGTTCTCAATTTTTTTGGCCCATTCTGAATCATCCAAAATGTTGGGCATGTTTCCTACAAGCTACAACACTACAAAACCCTCCCAACTCTTGGATCCGCCATTTGTTTCATGTTTCTTGCCTAAGCCTTAGGAAGGCATGTTACACCGTTGCCCACCCGACAACCAATAGATAGAGGAGAACTTTTCCCTAAGCCAAAAGCTATGTATTGGTCTTAGTTAAATGGTAAGGAACACAAGACGAAGATGCAACCTACAATCCAAGGCACCAAGTTAGTTGCAAGATTGCAAAAAGAGAAGCCTAGTTTGTTTGGACTTGCAAGAAAGTACACAAAATGGAGCCAAATTAGTTATTTTGGACTTACTAACGACTCGTAAATTACTTGTAAGTATGAGGAATTTCATTAGAACAAAGATTTTATTCTCACTTTCTATAAAAACACCGAAATCCTTTAAGGGTCCACTTCAACTATAAAACAGTCAAATGCATCAAACAGCCAAATTTTTTATGTGACAATTTGTGCTTGGAATATAAAATGAAACACGAAAAATGGAATTAAAGatttgtattctttattttagactaatcaaaaaatatattttttgaaccAGCTtacatttgaattttaaaaagaaaagaaagaaatttaaatttgataagTGTTACACTCATCAGTGACCTTTTATCTAATTTATCCATAAAAAACCCTAGCTATATAACATATTTTTGTCCCTCCCTCTTTATATTTTCCTCTCGAACCTCATAAACGGCTGACCCTTGCTCTTCAACGCAATCATCATCGTTGACTTGCCATGGCTACGACCACCCTGCCAAGCCACTTATCACACTAGCCACCATCTTCGCTCAAACCAACCATGTCTAAAACAGCCACATCTCACACCAACCACCAGCCTTGCTCTCACCTAAAGCTTGGCCTACCCATGAATTGCTCTAGTGCCCACTAGTAAGTCAAGTAAAATCCTAGACTCCCAAAAGTATTCTAATGTTTAGCAAAGCCATGTTATCATCATCCTCTCTCCTCGTATTAAAGGTGTGGTTCCTATCATGAGTCCTACATTGAGGCCTACACCTATTGTAAGAGGAGGGAGAACTACTCCTGTAGGAGTAAATAATTTTTCTCGTGCAACTTAgtaactagtatatataaaacaaaaaacatttgaatttttgttaacCTCTTCATATTGTGCCACATTAGCTTTGAAGGTCttacaattttacacattttagatatatattttaattgattttaaattatattttatatttaaaacctccattaaaaaacaaacataatcataataatgCATACTAAgcattattataattattaaatttcatcATTCTTATTAATATCTACCATAattctctatcttttttcttgttgaaaacataactaccataattatcaaaaatcatacatatacaaaataaaaaatgaaaagaatctCATATAAAGAAAGtgaaaataatcatttttattttttgttatactTTCTCGTgcattgcacaaattactcattagCATATACTACCATCATACCATTGTATAAATCACCAAATTATGAAAGTATGTTACAGAGTCCTTTGTTATTTTTTAGCCTAACAGTTTCAATAttaatatcttcttcttttttcatggTACACAATgttaatacctttttttttttttatggttgtaATTGTCATGCTTTGGCCCATATTGTCAAATTATACTAATCTGATCAAGTATTAGTAATATTCCACTGCTCTTACCGTCATTATGTGGAGTCTTATCGCGCAGGGGTTGAGTTGAGGTCACCTTCTTcagattttttaacatttcCGCCTTTTGTAGTTTTGCAGTTTGTAGTTTGTAGTTTTGTACTTCCCCACAAACCAGTCTCCCTACTCTCAAACAACTAACATTGCTCCTCAACACTTCTTATAGCCTCACTCCCACCAAACCTGTTTACCTATCTTTCTCATATTCGAATCCATTTTAAATCTCATATCctaaatctttttctttgcAGAACCAATGGGTTTCTCCCAATGGCTCTCTTTGACCTTCATCTTCCATGCGTTCCTGTCTCTACCAATTTCTTCAGAGCCCTCTCTTAGCCCTGAAGTGTTGCCTCAAATTCCAGTTGACTTCCTTGACTTGGCTAAAAGACCAGAGCTTTTTGATTGGATGGTGGGTATTAGGAGGAAGATACATGAGAAACCAGAGCTTGGGTTTGAGGAATTTGAGACCAGTAAACTTATTAGAGCCGAGCTTGATCAGATGGGCATCCCTTACAAATACCCTTTAGCTGAAACTGGTGTTGTTGGATACATAGGAACCGGTTCACCTCCTTTTGTTGCAATCCGAGCAGATATGGATGCTCTTGCTATGCAGGTTTGCTTCAATTATGGGATTCTTTAACAGTTTAGCTAAAGCTTCTTgtgtttgacttttttttttttaatggaactATTATGTGAAAGATTGTAacttttttgtaatatatgtGCAACATGCTTAATGGCCTTGGAGCTTGGTAATTGCTATGGATGATGATGGGCCTATCTAGTAATTCCTGATTGTTTTTGGTGAGTTCGAGTTAGAAAGGAATTTTTGGTAAATGATGGAACTTGTTGGTTACAGGAGAGTGTAGAGTGGGAGCACAAGAGTAAAGTCCCTGGGAAGATGCACGCATGTGGCCATGATGCCCATGTTGCCATGCTTCTTGGTGCTGCAAAGATTCTTCAAGATCATCGCCATGAGTTACAGGTTCCTTTCTTTACTTACTTGAATAGGAGTTTTACTTATCATGCAATTTGTTTACCAATGACTGCTTATGGGTTCAGTCAATTGCAGGATGTCAATTGATGATTGTTTGAGTGTCCTATGAGATGGAATTTGGACATTGTATATTAAATagcaattataaataaaaatggttTAAAGAGATAGACAAGTTTACTCTAATTTATAGCAACAAAAACCTCTCAAACTTTTGGGTTGGCTATGGGTCCTCTATAGACTAACTGATAACTAATTATAAACTCTTTCAATTTACGTAGAACATGCCTGTTGCCCCCTGTTTCAGCCATAGAGTTATACACAATTATTTTACTTCATACGGGTCAGGTGTTCTtatttacaattgtttatttccTAGTATGCATATATTAACAATTGGGTTGGCTGGCTGTCTCAAAGGGGACTCTGGAAAGAATATGTCAGACCCCTTGAAATTTTCTGTTCATGGCCAATAACTTGAGTTATTTAGTTGGAGACCTGTATTTGACAACAAAGATACCAATTTCCTTTATAAAGATACTAAGAAAAAGATCATTTTTgtagatttttatttatgacACAGATTAatacatatttaattttctttaagtaTCCATTCTGGCCTTTCCACGTCAACAATACATTTGGTAAGTAGTATTAGATTACTGGAGTGCTCATGCTGATATATTTGGTTGTCAATCTTCTCTGTGAGTGAGTGTGAAAAGTTTAGTAGCACTACTTCTTAAGAGGCTAAAATCTTACTCGTACCACCAATTTATGTACATAACTGCAAATGGAAAAGTGCAAATCATACATACAAATTATCTAATGCTAGATATGTACTCTAAAGTAGACTAACAAGCATAATAACCAGTTTGGCATAAATATTACCCTTGAATTGCTTTTgttcttcatttctctttccaTTTCCTACTCTACCTATGTTATATCGTTGTACTGTTTGAGGTGCATTATTGAGTATTACTCTTAAGAAATGTATTAAATGCAAGGTATTGCTCACTGACTAGTGTCtcatacataaaaaattattctctcCCTTTTTCGCCTTTGCATAACCAGGAGCCAAATTAATGTTGTCTTACATCACAGTTTATGTTGCTGTAGCAGTATTCCAGTTTCGCCTTTGCATAACCAGGAGCCAAATTAATGTTGTCTTACATTAAAGTTTATGTTGCTGTAGCAGTATTCCAGCATACGTGTGTTCTCTTCTTAAGAAAATTTTCGTAATTAGTTCTTCTGTTTTCAAAAGGGAACGGTTGTACTTGTTTTCCAACCAGCTGAGGAAGGAGGTGGGGGAGCAAAGAAAATGTTAGATGATGGAGCACTGGAGAATGTTGAAGCCATCTTTGGTATACATGTTTATGCTGCTCACCCTATCGGTACAGTGGCCTCCAGGTCTGGCCCTATTTTGGCTGCAAGTGGTTTCTTTGAGGCAGTAATAAGTGGAAAGGGAGGTCACGCAGCCATTCCCCAGCACACAATAGACCCAATCTTAGCAGCTTCCAATATAATTGTTAGTTTGCAACATCTTGTTTCACGTGAAGCTGATCCCTTGGATTCACAggttctctctctatctctatcacACACATGCGCGCGCACACATCCTTGCATCGAgatcaaacaatttttttttacatgggaTAAGTCATAAGAACAAAGTTTATTTCCTTGTATcagattcttttctttttggggggtGGGAGCCTAAGCCTTCCCAtcgaaacaaaaataaaaagtgcagCATTACAAAACCAATCTTATTCCTGCATCAATACCCTTACAGAGACTCCCATCAATACCCTTGGCCTTGTCATTAAGTTTTTTATGCCTCCCACCAATAATAGTTTTCATATCTGGTATCTGTCTAGTGctacttctttaaaaaaatccgATTTGAAAGTTTCATTCCCCCATCTGTCTTTTCAGCATCTGCAAATAGTTTCACAAGGAACTAATtgcatagatatatatataccaaCATGGTAACATGCACTTGGTTTTTTTTCCCTAGCGAATGAAAAGAAgatacatattttcaatttttgtcaatatattttagtactttctttacaataatttcatattttattgcAGGTAGTTACAGTTGGAAAATTCCAAGGAGGAGGTGCATTCAATGTTATTCCAGATTCCGTCACAATTGGGGGCATATTCAGGGCATTTTCAAAGGAAAGCTTTATCCAACTTAAACAAAGAATTGAAGAGGTAAGTGTATTCAATGCCAGAGGCCCTTTAATTTTGGCAACCAATCTgccctttttttcattttccaccTTGACTGGAGGGTGGGCAACACAACAAAGGTAGCTCTCTGATGCAGATTGGTTAAGGGAGAAgaaaacattttaatattttatgttgttttctctttcccttAACCAACATGCATCACTAACGGGGGGACTAAAAATATCTAGGGACTAAGTTGAGTATAGGGCCCAAGTTGGTCAGTTTTGACATTTCTTAGACCTAGTTGGCATTAGCCCAAATCTCAGGATAGGCTAATGAAATTGACCCAAAACAAAATTAGGGTATCCTTTGTTTTCCTAGCTTGCTAGCTCTCTTCTTGTTACATTTtatatgacatatgttctaCTCCTACATTGACTTTCAATTCTCTTAAAATGCAAGTGCAGGTTATCACGAAACAAGCCAGCGTACATAGGTGCAATGCAACTGTCATCTTCAATGAAAAGGAGAAGCCCTTTTACCCAGTGACTGTAAACGACAAAGATCTGCATGAACTTTTCCAAAAAGTTGCAGGGGACATAATGGGCGCCCAGAACATATTAGATAAGCAACCAACAATGGGAGCAGAAGACTTCTCATTCTATGCAGAGGTGATTCCAGGATACTTCTTCTCTCTAGGGATGAAGAATGAGACCCAAGGAAGGTTTGAATCAGGGCATTCACCCAACTTTAGGGTCAATGAAGATGCGCTTCCCTATGGAGcagcattacatgcatcattaGCCACAAGATACATCCTAGAGAAACAATCCAAACTTAATCTGCCAAAGGGAAGCATTCATGATGAACTGTGAGTGCTTTTACTGATATAAAGCACTGTCAAGATTTTGAATTGCATTGTATATTGGAAACTAGAAAATGAAACGCTTGTAAATTGAATTTGTCATCGATCATTTTAGACAACCTATCTCAAGTTGAATTCAGAATGcgctttttttttccccaagatAAGTTTATACTTTCAAATAGATGTTAAATTTGGCtggttcaaaattttgaaacaaaattttggaatttgactaatatattgattattttctgttcatattaactttgtgtgtgtgtgtgtatgcacACACTTACAAGTGGGGGAGGGAGATTTGTGAGATCCAATAGCTGGTTTTGTCGCAACATGTTAGATTTGATCTAGATCCTAATATCCTTGATTCCTCACCCAGTCATCACTGGTATCCTTTGTACCTTTGCCTTGCCTTCAACTCAGAGCCATTTCTAGCAGGATCCTTTCCATGATGGCAATGCAAGTTCTCCTTGAACTCTTGACAAAGGATTAGAAAAGAACAACTTTAGATTTGGGCCAAGGTGGTCGCTATTCACCTTCCTTAACTCAAAATGATTAGTAACTTTATTACTAGGGTAGCACCTTATCTTGTCGAGGATTATTCTACTAGTCTTTTACCCCCGCATCCACATGGTTATGGGATCATCTTCATTTGAAATGGATCTATTTCATGGTCCAATTATATGTTACAAATCTAAAGGTATATCAGGTaccatatcatttaaaattttaaatgatgtgacACTCTTTACCATTAGATCTAAAAAGTCAAAATCTTATCTATGAAGTGAACTCTCTCCATTTTCAAGTCAAATGGAAAGGACCCTATTCACACACCCACATATAAAAACATTAATCCCACAATTGAGTTTTCAATGAAAAACCCACTAACAACCATTTCCTAAAACATCCTTTCCTATACATCCATACGAAGCAAGGGTAACCAAAAGGGAGTTACATATTATAGGTTTAGGTCCTTGAATCATTTAGCTAACttcactagaaaaaaaaaaaaaaatgcaagttgGGTCTTCTTAGAGATCAGGAAACTACAAACTAAAAAACCTTAGATTAATCTTTTACTTTTAGGCTGTGACTTGCGTTAAAAGGGTGTGAATGAATGGCATTGAACTcgtggaaaagaaaaagacttgaGAGGATGAATTGGTTCTTGATGATAGCAGAGAAGAAAGGGGTGGATGGGTCAAGTGAGTAAACACGAGGGAGTTTATTCCAATGCAATGAAtaatgaagaaaacaaaagaatggTTTGAGGAGCGGGTGCCAAGCTTCTATGAGGAAGCTCTACTTCATCAGTAGGCGTCTGGACTCTGGATCATACTCCTCCAGTGAATCCACGTGTTGCGCTTCACAAGTAACCGTTTACAGGAgtaatttattcaaaaaaaaattcagatctaagATCTAATgctcaaacacacacacatatatacagaGAAGATCCGAATAACAGtgagaaatttcaaaatttgggattGGAATCGGAATCAAACAGATAGTTTGAATTTACcgtgaaaaagaaagagaggaagtaCCTGATTTGGTTAAGGCCAGTTACTGCAGATTTGAGGTTATTgagtcataaatttttttttttttttttttaagagaagaaTGGAagttagaagttttttttttttttttttttttaagaaaaaaatctcGGAGTGAATATAATATTAGAGCCTCACGTTTTGGGCCGGGCCCTTCTTCTAATCTTTTGCGCCTCTCCTTTACGCTAAGTTGACGCCTTCCCCATATGCAGCCATAGTTCTTTTTAACGGAAAATCTTATATTACATAAATTGTTCTATTGGACATTTATTACGTTTTTTTAAATCaacacattttttcatttttaactcatctggtaaagtctttaatagttaataaaatatttaagattcaattcttgcctacactaaaaattgattggtgtcttgattcaaataaaaaactattatctaTAGTAGAagtcataaattgaaactctctaaaaaaactaaaaaacacaattggttaaaattatattttaaaaaagatttcAATAATGTGGTCGTGTATGGTTGTTTGAGTTGAATCTTAAGATGCTACTACTAGCTAGCTCCAAGTGAATATTTGACTTCAAAAATTAgggtttgaaatctaaaaatgctttgtttaatagggttttaaaaaaaaatgcacgaGTGTTATATAATTGACACTCGTCAATGAATTTTTATCCAacttacccataaaaaaaaccctagctataTAACATCCATTTCTCCCTCCTTTATATTTTCCTCTCTTACCTCATAAATGGATGGCCCTTGTTCTTCAACTTGATAACTAACCTCTAATAACCACTCGACCATCATTGTTGACTCGCTGTGGCAACCATCATCTTCGCTTGCACCAACATATCTAACAACAGACACATCTCACACCAATCACCAGTGTCACTCCCACCCAAAGCTTGATCTACCAATGAATTGCCTCAGTGCCCACTAGTAAGTTGAGTAAAATCCTAGCTAGACTCCCAAAAGGAATTCAACGTTTGGCAAAGCCATGTCATCATtgttctccctcatctcatgGAAGATGTGGGCGTCACACCTCTTGTGAGAGGAGGAAAGACTCCTCGCATAGTAGTGAATAATTTCTCTCACACAAGTTAGTGGCTACTGTATACAAAACCAAAAGCGTTTGAATTTTTGTTAACCTCTTAATGTTATGCCACATAAGGTTTGAACGTCTCACAATTTTACACGTTttagatatataattttaattgattttatattttaatttatatttaaacccTTTATtattagaatatttttcttgTCATATATTC
This genomic stretch from Castanea sativa cultivar Marrone di Chiusa Pesio chromosome 1, ASM4071231v1 harbors:
- the LOC142609211 gene encoding IAA-amino acid hydrolase ILR1-like 4 encodes the protein MGFSQWLSLTFIFHAFLSLPISSEPSLSPEVLPQIPVDFLDLAKRPELFDWMVGIRRKIHEKPELGFEEFETSKLIRAELDQMGIPYKYPLAETGVVGYIGTGSPPFVAIRADMDALAMQESVEWEHKSKVPGKMHACGHDAHVAMLLGAAKILQDHRHELQGTVVLVFQPAEEGGGGAKKMLDDGALENVEAIFGIHVYAAHPIGTVASRSGPILAASGFFEAVISGKGGHAAIPQHTIDPILAASNIIVSLQHLVSREADPLDSQVVTVGKFQGGGAFNVIPDSVTIGGIFRAFSKESFIQLKQRIEEVITKQASVHRCNATVIFNEKEKPFYPVTVNDKDLHELFQKVAGDIMGAQNILDKQPTMGAEDFSFYAEVIPGYFFSLGMKNETQGRFESGHSPNFRVNEDALPYGAALHASLATRYILEKQSKLNLPKGSIHDEL